The Flavobacterium psychrophilum genome includes a region encoding these proteins:
- a CDS encoding transporter encodes MKNKLCILLVLGGVFFSTGAHAQSKKWTLQECVEYALKNNISVRQSELDLKLTSVDKLDAIGAFLPTANGNAQHIWNSGLSQDPISGQNKIQTTAFSTFGFNTQVDIYKGLQNQARYRKAKMSIVAGQYQLQKMKDDISLNVANAFLDILFNKENLKVQQEQLQIDTKQYDRSSQLLEGGLIPKGDLLDIDATVALDKQKVIQAENQLLISKLSLAQLLQIEDFKEFDIADDDYEKKDSEVLMQTPSAIFEKAKETRTEIKLAQAKLEVAKQDVKISRAAYQPTLRGFYSVDTRIGYSDIPKFNPETSQFDLLESPPPFWNQFWDNKGHSYGFQLNIPILNGLATRNSVSRAKVELERSQLSYEQQELDLERNVYTAFADAQGAINTYDAAVSAQIARTQALEYAKERYEVGLIDVFTLNQAQTLAVNANSEVLRTKYDFIFKVKILEFYFGIPIYQKQ; translated from the coding sequence ATGAAAAACAAACTATGTATACTCCTTGTTCTGGGTGGTGTGTTTTTTTCAACCGGTGCGCATGCACAGTCGAAAAAATGGACATTACAGGAATGTGTAGAATATGCTTTAAAGAACAATATTTCGGTACGACAATCTGAACTTGATTTAAAGCTAACGTCAGTTGATAAGTTGGACGCAATAGGCGCTTTTTTACCAACCGCCAATGGTAATGCCCAGCACATATGGAACAGCGGTCTTAGCCAGGATCCGATTTCGGGACAAAATAAAATTCAGACAACTGCATTTAGCACTTTCGGTTTTAATACTCAGGTAGATATTTACAAGGGGCTTCAAAACCAGGCACGATACCGTAAGGCAAAAATGTCTATTGTAGCGGGGCAGTACCAGCTGCAAAAAATGAAAGACGATATTTCATTGAACGTTGCTAATGCCTTTTTAGATATCCTTTTCAATAAAGAAAATTTAAAAGTACAGCAGGAGCAATTGCAGATTGATACCAAGCAGTACGACAGGTCTTCGCAATTACTTGAAGGCGGACTTATACCTAAAGGAGATTTATTAGATATTGACGCTACAGTAGCGTTAGATAAGCAAAAAGTTATTCAGGCCGAAAACCAGCTTTTGATATCTAAATTAAGCCTTGCACAGCTACTTCAGATAGAGGATTTCAAAGAATTCGATATTGCAGACGACGACTACGAAAAGAAGGACAGCGAAGTTTTAATGCAGACACCTTCTGCTATATTTGAAAAAGCGAAAGAAACCAGAACAGAGATTAAACTGGCACAAGCTAAACTTGAAGTTGCAAAACAGGATGTAAAAATATCCAGAGCTGCGTATCAGCCTACACTTAGAGGATTTTACAGTGTAGATACCAGGATAGGGTATAGCGATATACCAAAGTTTAATCCTGAAACATCGCAGTTTGACCTTCTTGAGAGTCCACCGCCTTTCTGGAATCAGTTCTGGGATAATAAAGGACATTCATACGGTTTTCAGTTAAATATTCCTATTTTGAACGGCTTAGCAACGAGGAATAGTGTAAGCCGTGCAAAGGTAGAACTGGAGCGTTCTCAGCTTTCTTATGAGCAGCAGGAACTAGATCTTGAAAGAAATGTGTATACAGCGTTCGCTGATGCGCAGGGCGCTATTAATACCTATGATGCGGCTGTATCGGCGCAGATCGCCAGGACACAGGCGCTTGAATATGCCAAAGAACGCTATGAAGTAGGCTTAATTGATGTATTTACCCTTAACCAGGCGCAAACGCTGGCAGTAAATGCAAATAGCGAAGTGCTGCGTACCAAATATGATTTTATCTTTAAAGTAAAAATACTGGAGTTTTACTTCGGAATTCCAATCTACCAAAAACAATAA
- a CDS encoding photosynthetic protein synthase II, protein MNNKSYSYIGISFIVLIFGIWAVPKIVAKFQKSDLVEIGPVPSFELTDQDNKKISDKDYLGKVYVVEFFFSTCPTICPKMNQNMLLLQEEFYGNPKFGLASVTINPEYDTPKVLKEHAEQLGVKHYNWHFLTGDSEYINNLAIKGFNMYAGADKTAPGGFQHSGLFALVDKDGKIRCRKDQYGNPILYYDGLEDSGVKAIKEDIKKLLEE, encoded by the coding sequence ATGAACAATAAATCATATTCATACATTGGCATCTCGTTTATCGTGCTGATATTTGGCATATGGGCTGTGCCGAAAATTGTTGCTAAATTCCAGAAATCTGATTTGGTAGAAATTGGTCCGGTTCCATCCTTTGAGCTGACGGATCAGGATAATAAGAAGATTTCTGACAAAGATTACTTAGGTAAAGTATATGTTGTAGAGTTCTTTTTTAGTACTTGTCCAACTATCTGCCCTAAGATGAACCAGAACATGTTGTTGCTTCAGGAGGAATTTTATGGTAATCCTAAATTTGGTTTGGCATCGGTAACAATTAATCCTGAATACGATACGCCAAAAGTACTGAAAGAGCATGCCGAACAGTTGGGTGTAAAGCATTATAACTGGCATTTTTTAACAGGTGATAGCGAGTATATTAATAACCTCGCTATAAAAGGTTTTAATATGTATGCGGGCGCCGATAAAACGGCTCCGGGAGGATTTCAGCATTCAGGGCTTTTTGCGCTTGTAGATAAAGATGGCAAGATCCGTTGCAGAAAAGACCAGTATGGTAACCCTATTTTATACTACGACGGACTTGAAGACAGCGGGGTAAAAGCAATTAAAGAAGATATTAAAAAATTACTTGAAGAATAA
- a CDS encoding cytochrome C oxidase subunit IV, whose product MAHSHESNTKRIWVVFGLLSLITIVEVAFGIVKPAFLHDSHLFQMNLLNWIFIILTIVKAYYIMWAFMHLEGEKSSLRWSIVAPLVFLIIYLVFILLIEGNYVFDVFHTSHYKWIF is encoded by the coding sequence ATGGCACATTCGCACGAATCTAATACAAAAAGAATCTGGGTTGTTTTTGGTCTTTTATCACTAATAACAATTGTAGAGGTTGCATTCGGTATTGTTAAGCCGGCTTTCCTACACGATTCACATCTGTTCCAGATGAACTTATTGAACTGGATATTTATAATCCTTACAATTGTAAAAGCGTACTACATTATGTGGGCGTTCATGCACCTTGAAGGAGAGAAAAGCAGTTTAAGGTGGTCTATTGTGGCACCTTTGGTATTCCTAATTATCTATTTAGTGTTCATCTTGCTTATAGAAGGTAATTATGTTTTTGACGTGTTTCATACATCTCACTACAAGTGGATTTTCTAA
- a CDS encoding cytochrome oxidase subunit III encodes MAATVTSTATTTGKTWGGGNEPMGASYGKMMMWFFIVSDALTFSGFLAAYGFSRFKFIETWPIADEVFNHFPFMHGTDAPMYYVALMTFILIFSSVTMVLAVDAGHHLKKTKVAIYMLLTIVGGFIFLGSQAWEWKNFIKGEFGAVETKGGAILQFVRAGENGKYERVALAEFAAHLPTTRVDKVRSNGIWFEENAALPTYSVEEIQEGLKAHPEVLVRTEKIVKKHKEVLTREQSLARIADAVYVVEGANLVRNEYGHKLFANFFFFITGFHGFHVFSGVMINILIFFNVLLGTYEKRRSYEMVEKVGLYWHFVDLVWVFVFTFFYLV; translated from the coding sequence ATGGCAGCGACAGTTACTTCTACAGCTACTACTACAGGTAAAACATGGGGCGGAGGAAACGAGCCTATGGGAGCTAGTTATGGCAAAATGATGATGTGGTTTTTTATCGTATCAGATGCCCTTACGTTCTCAGGATTCCTTGCAGCTTACGGTTTTTCACGATTTAAATTCATTGAAACTTGGCCAATAGCCGACGAAGTGTTTAACCACTTTCCGTTTATGCATGGTACAGATGCACCGATGTACTATGTGGCATTGATGACATTTATACTTATCTTTTCATCAGTTACAATGGTACTTGCAGTAGATGCAGGTCATCACCTTAAGAAAACAAAAGTTGCAATATATATGTTGCTTACTATTGTGGGTGGTTTTATATTCCTTGGCTCTCAGGCTTGGGAGTGGAAAAACTTCATTAAAGGAGAGTTTGGTGCTGTTGAGACAAAAGGTGGTGCAATACTTCAGTTCGTTAGAGCAGGAGAGAACGGTAAATACGAAAGGGTTGCCCTTGCAGAATTTGCTGCTCATCTTCCAACAACACGTGTTGATAAAGTAAGAAGCAACGGTATCTGGTTTGAAGAAAATGCAGCGTTACCAACTTACTCTGTTGAAGAGATACAGGAAGGTTTAAAGGCACATCCTGAAGTTTTGGTAAGGACTGAAAAAATTGTAAAAAAGCATAAAGAAGTACTAACAAGAGAGCAGTCGTTAGCAAGAATTGCAGATGCTGTTTATGTTGTAGAAGGTGCTAACCTTGTGAGAAATGAGTATGGACACAAATTGTTCGCTAACTTCTTCTTCTTTATTACAGGTTTCCACGGTTTCCACGTATTCTCTGGTGTTATGATCAATATCCTTATTTTCTTTAACGTATTACTTGGTACTTACGAGAAAAGAAGAAGCTACGAGATGGTTGAAAAAGTTGGTCTTTACTGGCACTTTGTAGATTTAGTGTGGGTGTTTGTATTTACATTCTTCTACCTTGTTTAA
- a CDS encoding cytochrome oxidase subunit III translates to METMSLKDHADRNARSKKMLLWFAMISMFMMFAGLTSAYVVSTSRPDWLKDFVLPDAFIISTVIIVVSSLTFHMAKVTMKKGDRNGTTMWLFATLGLGIAFVAAQIYGFGKVIESGYYFTGPESTVTTSFLYIVTVVHLVHLFAGLIVLLVVIYNHFKQKYSSSQTLGIELGAMFWHFLDILWVYLFLFFYFY, encoded by the coding sequence ATGGAAACGATGTCGCTTAAAGATCATGCCGACAGGAATGCACGCTCTAAAAAGATGCTGCTTTGGTTCGCTATGATAAGCATGTTCATGATGTTTGCTGGTCTTACCAGTGCTTATGTGGTAAGTACGTCAAGGCCGGACTGGCTTAAAGATTTTGTATTGCCGGATGCTTTTATAATAAGTACTGTAATAATTGTAGTAAGCAGTCTTACTTTTCATATGGCTAAAGTCACAATGAAAAAAGGCGACAGGAATGGTACCACAATGTGGCTTTTTGCTACTCTCGGATTGGGTATTGCTTTTGTGGCTGCTCAGATTTACGGCTTCGGAAAAGTCATAGAAAGCGGGTATTATTTTACAGGTCCGGAGAGTACGGTTACTACTTCTTTCCTTTATATTGTTACAGTTGTACACTTAGTTCACCTGTTTGCAGGGCTTATTGTGCTGCTTGTTGTAATTTATAATCATTTTAAACAAAAATACAGTTCTTCTCAAACCCTTGGAATAGAGTTGGGTGCAATGTTTTGGCACTTTCTTGATATTTTATGGGTATATTTGTTTTTATTTTTCTATTTCTATTAA
- a CDS encoding protoheme IX farnesyltransferase encodes MKIILNVQDNQFSIKSLFADFVAITKARLAISVVFSSVAGYLLGFSDDYPFSWATLILLTVGGYCMVGASNVFNQIIEKDLDALMDRTKNRPVPSGKMSSKNAFILGSLLTILGIAILYSINPKTAMFGAISIFLYTSIYTPLKTKTPLAVFVGAFPGAIPFMLGWVAATGDFGVEAGTLFLIQFFWQFPHFWSIGWFLFDDYKKAGFFMLPTGRKDKKTALQTILYTVWLILASLLPVTGFTGELKLSIISAVIVFLLGLWMLVYAVKLYKQMDAAAAKKLMLVSVSYISLLQVIYVLDKFIR; translated from the coding sequence ATGAAAATCATTTTGAACGTTCAGGACAATCAGTTTTCTATTAAATCACTTTTTGCAGATTTTGTAGCAATTACAAAAGCCAGGCTGGCTATAAGTGTTGTTTTTTCATCTGTGGCAGGATACCTCCTTGGCTTTTCTGACGACTATCCGTTTAGCTGGGCAACGCTTATATTGCTAACAGTTGGTGGCTACTGCATGGTAGGAGCTTCTAATGTTTTTAACCAGATCATAGAAAAAGACCTTGATGCACTAATGGACAGGACAAAAAACCGTCCGGTTCCTTCGGGTAAAATGTCGTCTAAGAATGCCTTTATACTTGGATCATTGCTGACGATATTGGGAATTGCTATTTTATATAGCATAAACCCAAAAACGGCAATGTTTGGTGCTATCTCCATCTTTTTATATACCAGTATTTACACGCCATTAAAAACAAAAACGCCTTTAGCGGTATTTGTTGGTGCGTTTCCCGGAGCTATACCTTTCATGTTAGGATGGGTTGCTGCAACGGGTGATTTTGGTGTTGAAGCAGGAACTTTATTCCTTATTCAGTTCTTCTGGCAATTCCCTCACTTCTGGTCAATAGGCTGGTTTTTATTCGACGATTATAAAAAAGCAGGTTTTTTTATGCTGCCTACAGGCAGGAAAGATAAAAAGACTGCTTTGCAAACTATACTGTACACGGTTTGGCTTATACTGGCTTCGTTGCTTCCTGTAACAGGTTTTACGGGCGAGTTAAAGCTGAGTATAATTTCGGCAGTTATAGTTTTCCTTTTAGGATTATGGATGCTTGTTTATGCTGTGAAGCTTTATAAGCAAATGGATGCCGCGGCGGCTAAAAAGCTGATGCTTGTAAGTGTGTCTTATATATCGCTGCTTCAGGTAATTTATGTTTTAGACAAATTTATACGTTAA
- a CDS encoding deoxyribose-phosphate aldolase, with amino-acid sequence MDIRQYLDSTYLKTPEQAGLTKEENLEVVKSFIGEAIAQNFKLIMIRPDMVSIAKDMIADARSKVDIGTVIDFPLGQGSLEAKLAEAQEAIDNGADDLDFVLDYEGFKAGKTELVKQQVLECTRLGLTHGKIVKWIIEVAALNDHEIVQLSALVKNIVLSNFDESNYSRVFVKSSTGFYKTRDGIPNGATLPAVKLMLENSYPLSVKAAGGVRTLEEAQQMIALGVKRIGTSSAAAIAAGTSGSIGY; translated from the coding sequence ATGGATATAAGGCAATATTTAGATTCAACCTATTTAAAAACACCGGAGCAGGCAGGCCTAACAAAAGAAGAAAACCTGGAGGTGGTAAAATCGTTTATAGGTGAGGCAATAGCACAAAACTTTAAGCTGATAATGATTCGTCCGGACATGGTAAGCATCGCTAAAGATATGATTGCAGATGCACGTTCTAAAGTTGATATAGGTACCGTTATCGATTTTCCGTTAGGGCAGGGCAGTCTTGAAGCAAAACTTGCGGAAGCGCAGGAGGCGATAGATAATGGTGCTGATGACCTTGATTTTGTTTTGGATTATGAGGGATTTAAGGCAGGTAAAACAGAGTTGGTAAAACAACAGGTTTTAGAATGTACCAGATTAGGGCTTACGCATGGAAAGATTGTAAAGTGGATTATTGAAGTTGCGGCATTAAACGACCATGAAATTGTGCAGCTTAGTGCCCTTGTGAAAAATATAGTGCTTTCTAATTTTGATGAAAGTAATTATTCGCGTGTTTTTGTAAAATCGTCAACCGGGTTTTATAAAACACGTGACGGAATTCCTAATGGGGCGACACTGCCGGCAGTAAAACTTATGCTGGAGAATTCCTATCCATTGTCTGTAAAAGCGGCAGGAGGGGTGCGCACACTTGAAGAAGCGCAACAGATGATAGCCTTAGGGGTAAAGCGTATCGGTACATCTTCGGCAGCAGCAATAGCAGCCGGAACTTCCGGATCCATAGGGTATTAA
- a CDS encoding glycine cleavage system protein H translates to MNIPADLKYTKDHEWVKIEGDVATVGITDFAQKELGDIVYVEVETLDQTLDKDEVFGTVEAVKTVSDLFLPLSGEIIEFNDSLETTPEKVNTDPYGDGWMVKVKISNSSEESELLTSEQYKELIGA, encoded by the coding sequence ATGAATATTCCAGCAGATTTAAAGTACACGAAAGACCACGAGTGGGTTAAAATAGAAGGTGATGTTGCAACAGTAGGCATTACAGATTTTGCTCAGAAAGAGTTAGGTGATATCGTTTATGTTGAAGTTGAAACACTAGACCAAACTCTTGATAAAGATGAAGTTTTTGGTACAGTTGAAGCTGTTAAGACAGTATCTGATCTTTTCCTTCCATTATCAGGTGAGATAATTGAATTTAACGATTCACTAGAAACAACTCCTGAAAAAGTTAACACAGATCCTTACGGAGATGGATGGATGGTTAAAGTGAAGATTTCAAACTCATCTGAAGAAAGTGAATTGCTTACAAGTGAGCAGTACAAGGAACTTATAGGTGCGTAA